In one Aricia agestis chromosome 21, ilAriAges1.1, whole genome shotgun sequence genomic region, the following are encoded:
- the LOC121737620 gene encoding lateral signaling target protein 2, which translates to MRLLYKSGPMESLRKWFYKPKRDDRSLLAQFFFADDALNMIAAELDSFDGRKDPERCSTLVNQLRHAQDRVLTITGQIMDQVLGEERVARGFRVKFPEDVLQDNLAGQLWFGAECLAAGSSIMNREEESAAMRPLAKALTRSLETVRSLLREQCLRPRGLALQDHDDMLHESLRIFDRLFAEFELCYVSAMVNVKTPHEFEAQQLICVLFSESLRRALKQNLLTQEQVDSYDPALMFAVPRLAIVSGLLIYSSGPLSIDKPTEEMSDMFRPFRTLLHKIRSLLWTLDRRELLALEKLLCTNEDIADLAVLELPTEDSTEDSCYPDIGEFVSKFYADHAHCRDLYTTQSSSEPTITDGDYLPDNIEVMTPIIDGLKRLTEDVDESEKESEVETDRSTEKLDDTFQDDKSRKTSRAESSDLSSLRNLSTNGLMMFDPLVINALSASTSSESNRQIPDHDLVTSLNEQVTEIADRLSSIVSDVDILDHNPMHAFSTSDVTLLTTDSTEDLTGPRNELLSCLPSTSHGYLIPNAISQEPVVLSSLSHNSSAVFNQDEDNDINNAILNPDLPLMIQENIEAEVVNTNISIANANLSSLLLTNEEFRESFVDANDDNTSFHSARTTMDKDEDRVKFMLGYESDHESPVDSGVSTENTSLDRSPDTDQSKDLKENHYMQQNRVLKSPESETEDGKEKNSLERSFNDMGDVTVNINYVEHNTQKNEAGSSHIDNVNIDRLSEENLNEEASNDQNWQDTPEDIRTIEDVISGLRRQRVADRKNILLEESRSREGDSSQSHRPRRNKKSGSKSKKKKSKIWPPGLMIIDSRSTQNQNSPLRLNLDHFVDESSECADDEQIALALQAQELAARQQARGKFKSSVDLIHRLFVCIAGVADQLQTNFAADLRNILKAVFLMNQTPEPEPEPEPEPAPLEYTPTDEQIIQNGSSFDSVYSAEEVYADNSSDSSQTSHVSQTSHGSQASQTSHASQASQASHTSQTSQPAPRPPPRDIQPSASTGDLRSGASSGAGPVERAPEWVPDIAAAACMRCAAHFTAFRRRHHCRNCGKVFCASCSSNSIPLPRYGQLKPVRVCEECYRVVAGR; encoded by the exons GACCGAGTTCTCACCATCACGGGTCAGATCATGGACCAGGTGCTGGGCGAGGAGCGGGTGGCGCGCGGCTTCCGCGTCAAGTTTCCCGAGGATGTGCTGCAGGATAATCTGGCTGGGCAGCTGTGGTTTGGCGCAGAG TGCCTAGCAGCCGGTTCTTCCATCATGAACAGAGAAGAGGAGTCAGCTGCCATGCGTCCGCTAGCGAAGGCGCTCACTCGAAGTCTGGAGACAGTCCGCTCCCTGCTGCGAGAGCAGTGCCTTCGCCCCCGGGGCCTCGCCCTGCAGGACCACGATGACATGCTGCACGAGAGCCTCCGGATATTCGACAG GCTGTTCGCGGAGTTCGAGCTGTGCTACGTGTCGGCGATGGTGAACGTGAAGACTCCGCACGAGTTCGAGGCCCAGCAGCTCATCTGCGTGCTGTTCTCCGAGAGCCTGCGACGAGCGCTCAAGCAGAACCTGCTTACTCAGGAACAG GTGGACTCTTACGACCCGGCGCTGATGTTCGCGGTGCCGCGGCTGGCCATCGTCAGCGGACTCCTGATATACTCCAGTGGCCCGCTCAGCATTGATAAACCTACAG AGGAGATGTCGGACATGTTTCGTCCTTTCCGCACGCTCCTGCACAAGATCCGCTCGCTCCTGTGGACGCTGGACAGGCGCGAGCTGCTTGCGCTCGAGAAGCTGCTGTGCACGAACGAGGACATCGCCGACCTCGCTGTCCTCGAGCTGCCTACAG AAGACAGCACAGAGGACTCGTGTTACCCTGACATCGGCGAGTTTGTGTCCAAGTTCTATGCAGACCACGCGCACTGTAGAGACCTGTATACTACACAAAG cTCGAGCGAACCAACAATAACGGATGGAGACTACCTCCCCGACAATATTGAAGTCATGACACCGATCATCGACGGCCTCAAACGACTGACGGAAGACGTCGACGAATCAGAGAAAGAGTCAGAAGTAGAAACAGACAGGAGCACGGAGAAACTAGACGATACATTCCAAGACGATAAGAGTAGAAAGACCAGCAGAGCAGAGAGCAGTGATCTATCATCGCTAAGAAATCTATCGACAAATGGATTAATGATGTTCGATCCGCTAGTAATTAATGCCCTATCCGCTTCGACGTCGAGCGAGAGTAATCGACAGATACCAGACCACGACTTAGTCACATCACTAAACGAGCAAGTCACCGAAATAGCTGATAGACTTTCGTCGATAGTTAGCGATGTGGATATACTCGATCATAACCCTATGCACGCGTTCTCGACTAGTGATGTAACCCTCCTAACGACGGATAGTACAGAAGATTTGACAGGACCGAGGAATGAACTGTTAAGTTGCTTACCTTCTACCAGTCATGGGTATTTGATACCGAATGCCATAAGCCAAGAACCAGTTGTACTATCTTCACTCTCACATAATAGTTCAGCCGTGTTCAACCAAGACGAGGACAACGATATTAATAATGCGATACTGAACCCGGATCTACCGCTAATGATACAAGAGAATATTGAAGCTGAGGTCGTGAATACTAACATATCTATAGCTAATGCTAACCTAAGTTCATTATTACTAACCAATGAGGAGTTTAGGGAGAGTTTTGTTGATGCTAACGATGATAACACTAGTTTTCACTCCGCTAGGACGACTATGGACAAGGACGAAGATAGAGTTAAGTTTATGTTAGGGTACGAAAGTGATCATGAATCGCCAGTTGACAGCGGTGTGAGCACAGAAAATACAAGTCTAGATAGATCTCCAGATACAGATCAAAGTAAAGATCTAAAGGAGAACCATTATATGCAACAAAACAGGGTATTAAAAAGTCCAGAGAGTGAAACTGAAGATGGCAAAGAGAAGAATTCACTAGAACGTTCTTTCAACGATATGGGAGATGTAACTGTAAATATAAACTACGTCGAACATAATACTCAAAAGAACGAGGCGGGATCATCACACATAGACAATGTAAATATAGATAGGCTAAGCGAAGAGAATTTAAATGAGGAAGCGAGCAATGACCAGAATTGGCAGGATACTCCGGAAGATATTAGGACGATAGAGGATGTTATTTCAG gGTTAAGAAGACAGAGGGTGGCCGACAGAAAGAATATCCTTCTAGAAGAGAGCAGGTCCAGAGAAGGAGATTCTTCGCAGAGTCATAGACCGAGAAGGAATAAAAAGTCTGGATCGaaaagtaaaaagaagaaaagtaAAATTTGGCCGCCTGGCCTCATGATTATAGATAGTAGATCGACGCAAAATCAGAATAGCCCTTTAAGATTGAATTTGGACCATTTTGTAGATGAAAG CTCTGAGTGCGCGGACGATGAACAAATTGCTCTGGCTCTGCAGGCGCAGGAGTTGGCGGCGAGACAGCAGGCTAGGGGAAAGTTCAA ATCATCGGTGGACCTCATCCACCGGCTGTTCGTGTGCATCGCGGGCGTCGCCGACCAGCTGCAGACCAACTTCGCGGCCGACCTCCGCAACATCCTCAAGGCGGTGTTCCTCATGAACCAGACGCCGGAGCCGGAGCCCGAGCCCGAGCCGGAGCCCGCGCCGCTCGAGTACACGCCCACTGACGAGCAGATTATACAGAACG GCAGTTCGTTCGACAGCGTCTACTCGGCCGAAGAAGTGTACGCTGACAACTCGTCCGACTCTTCGCAAACGTCACATGTGTCACAAACGTCACATGGTTCACAGGCGTCACAAACGTCACACGCGTCACAAGCGTCACAGGCTTCGCACACGTCACAAACGTCGCAGCCCGCGCCGCGTCCGCCTCCACGTGATATTCAGCCGTCTGCGTCTACGGGAGATTTAAG GTCAGGGGCGAGTTCGGGGGCGGGGCCGGTGGAGCGCGCGCCGGAGTGGGTGCCGGACATAGCGGCGGCGGCGTGCATGCGGTGCGCCGCCCACTTCACCGCCTTTCGACGACGACACCACTGTCGCAACTGCG GCAAAGTGTTCTGCGCGTCGTGCAGTTCCAACTCCATACCCCTGCCGCGCTACGGCCAACTGAAGCCCGTGAGAGTGTGCGAAGAGTGTTACCGGGTTGTCGCGGGCCGGTGA